Part of the Salinimonas lutimaris genome, AAAGTGGTCGTTTAATGTGGTCACGGACCAGCCAGAAGCACTGGCGCTGCAGGTAACCGACGGTCGGCTCAACCTGAAAGATTTTCGGGAACCCAGACAGCAGGGCGTGTTTGTGGACTTTATGGACGGCGCTATTCAGTATCGACGCCAGCATGGCGGCGGGCGTAAAGAGCCGATAGCCAAAGCCATTGGAATCAAGGGGGAGCATATCCCTTCGGTAGTGGATGCCACCCCGGGTCTGGGACGCGATGCGTTTGTTCTGGCAGCATTAGGGTGTGTTGTCACCATGGTGGAGCGTTCAGTTGTGGTGGCAGCGTTACTGGATGATGGCCTGACCCGTCTGGCTGCACAGGAGCCAGAACTGGCGACGCGTTTTACCCTCATCCACGGTAACAGTATTGAGGTATTGGCAGACTGGCCGGCCACCAGACCGGATGCGATTTATTTGGATCCTATGTTTCCACATCGCAAAAAATCTGCTTTAGTAAAGAAGGAAATGAAAGTCTTTCAGAGTTTGCTGGGAGAGGATCCCGATGCAGATGCTTTGTTAGCTCCGGCCAGAAAACTGGCATTAAAGCGAGTGGTGGTGAAGCGCCCCAACAGCGCCCCC contains:
- a CDS encoding class I SAM-dependent methyltransferase — protein: MDTPDIVPVFIAGAASDDDCAQAHRIAQKWSFNVVTDQPEALALQVTDGRLNLKDFREPRQQGVFVDFMDGAIQYRRQHGGGRKEPIAKAIGIKGEHIPSVVDATPGLGRDAFVLAALGCVVTMVERSVVVAALLDDGLTRLAAQEPELATRFTLIHGNSIEVLADWPATRPDAIYLDPMFPHRKKSALVKKEMKVFQSLLGEDPDADALLAPARKLALKRVVVKRPNSAPTLAEQPASMAITSKKHRFDVYLA